GGCAATATGAACGGCGCCCCGGTACCGCTGCGTTACCGCGCCAACCGGATGGCCATCGACGATGCCCGCGGCATCGAGAAACAGCGGATGGGCGACCGCCGGCTCACCCCCGTCGGCCGCCAGGAGGCGGGCCGGCTGATGCACCGCTTCGAGTCGATGATGAGCCCCGCCCGGCAGATCCTGGCCTTCGATCCGGCCGGCGACGGCCGGGCCGCCGAGGTCTTCGGCAACCTCCCGGCGGCGCAGCGGGTCTCGGTCGTGGTGCCCGGCGTGGACACCAACCTGTCGACCTTCGAGCGCACCGCGCGGGCGAACACCGCCCCCGTCGGCATGGCGCGGTCCCTTTACCGCGCCGAGCGCGAAGCCCGGCCGAGCACCCGTACCGCCGTGATCGCCTGGGCCGACTACACCTCCCCGGCCGGGATGGGCGTCGAGGCCGCCACCGGGAAGCTCGCCGCGGACGGCGCGGTCCGGCTGCGCGCCCTGGTGGGCTCGCTGCCCTCCTCCGACGCCGTCTCGCTGTTCTGCCACAGCTACGGGTCCGTGGTCTGCGGCGTCGCGGCCCGTGACCTGCCGTCCAACGTCGAGGACATCGCGGTGGCCGGCAGCCCCGGCATGCGGGCCGGCAACCTCTCCGGGCTGGGCACCCATGCCCGCGTCTGGGCCATGCGGGACGCCGACGACTGGATCGCGGACGTGCCCAACCTGGAGGTCGGCGGGCTCGGCCACGGCGCCGACCCCGTCGATCCGTCCTTCGGCTCACGGGTCCTGTCGGCCGACGGCGCGGTCGGGCACGCCGGCTACTTCGCGCCCGGCACCCGCAGCCTGCGCAACTTCGCCCTGGTCGGGGTGGGCGCGACCAGCACCGTCTCCTGCGCCACCGATGACCCGCACTGCAGTTCGGGGCTGGCCTGAGGGCCGTCGGCCCGTACGACTGGTTCCGCGGGCACGGCCCGGCGCCCGGGGACGGGCCGTGCCCGCGGGAACCGCACCCCGCGCCGGGGACGTCCACCAGACAGGGAACGCAGCGGGTGGCCGGAGTGACGCGCGTAGCTTCGGCGGACGCCCCCGAGGTGTCCGGAAGGGGGACGGGCGGGCGACCGCCCGCATACGATGAGCCACATGGGTGATGTGCTGGCCGGTTTTCATGCCGTCTGGGAGTTCGACACGGACTCCGTACTCATCCGCTTCGAACGGGGGATCCGCAGGCCGAAGCTGTTCCAGGCGCTCGGCGAGCGACGTATTCCGTACGAGGCGCTGAGCTCCGTCGAGGTGGCCGGAGGCAGACGCGGCACGGTGGTGCTGCATGCCGTGCCCCGGCCCGGTGCCGATCCTTTGATGGAGGCGGCGGACGGGCAGCTCAAGGAGGACGCCGATCCGTACCGGCTGGTGCTGCCGGCCGAGCGCGGGACGCTGGCCGAGTACTACGCCGACGAGCTGCGCACGGCGCTCGGCCCCGATGCGAAGGAACCCGCCGACCGCCACCTGGTGGCCGCGCCGGAGCCGCCGCTGCACTTCAAGGCGTACGACGGCAAGGCGTCCTTCGACGGCCGTGCGGTCGCCTTCCGGTGGTTCTGGACGGGTGCGAGCTCGGCGAAGTGGAAGTGCGGCGACCAGACCTTCCCGGTCGGCGAACTGGCCGGGGTGGAGTGGCGGTCGCCGGAGATCCTCAACGGGTATCTGCGTCTGCTGGAGCGCGGTGCCCGTGAGCCGGGGACCGGCGAGCCGGACCAGGATCCGGCCACGGTGGTGTTCGGGCTCGGGTACGGCCCCGTTCACGAGTCGCTGCCGTTCGCGGCCTCGGTGCTGCAGGCCGTACGCGCCGCCGAGCCGGCGCCGGAGACGGCGGAGAGCGAACCGCGCCGCCGGACCGGGGACGCGCGGCGGGACCCCGCGGATATCGCGGACCGGATACGGCACCTCGGCGAGCTCCACGGGGCCGGCCTGCTGACCGACGACGAGTTCAGCGCGAAGAAGGCCGAGCTGCTGGCGGAGCTGTAGCGGCTCAGGGTCCGACCCGGAGGCGGGATCCGGGGGCTCATACCGTGGTAGGGGGTGGAAGTCCGGCCCCGGGTATGACGTCACGGCCGCCGTGCTCCGCTTGGATGGGGGGTGCGATGACCCGACCCTCTTCCCTCCCCGCACCCGAGCCGGCCCGTCGGCGGGTGCTGCGCGCCGTACGGCAGGCGCCGCACCTGCTCGCCGTCGAGCTCGGCACGCCGACCGAACCCGGCACCCCGCTGTTCGCCAGCGTGCGGAGCGCCTGGCTGCGCCGACTGCCGTATCTGGTCGCGTTCGTGTGCGCGGTGTCCCTGCTGCCGACGACCATCACCCTCCTCAGCCACGACTACGGCCTGGCCGGCGGACTGTCCGGCGCGCTGGCCACCGCACAGACCGCGCCACTGCTGCTCGCGGTGACCCGGCCGCTGCAGGCCTGGTGGGTGATCTTCACGGCGGACGTGGTCTGCGCCCTGGCGCTCACCGGCGCGGACGGTGTCGCGGGCCGCTCCTGGCCCTGGCCGCCCACGGCGATCGTCGGCTATCTCGTGCTGATGCTGGCACTGTCCCTGCGCGAGCGCGGCCGCACCCTGATCGCCGTCTGGCTGACGACCGGGGTGGCGGGCATCCTCTCCGAGGCGGTCACCCCGGTCACCCCGGTCACCCCGGGCTCCCCGGCCCCCCCGGACCGGATCAACAGCACCTGGGTACTGCTGTTCGTGCTGACCGGAGTGGTGCTGATGATGGGCGCCACCCTGCGGGAACGCGGCGACGCCCGGCGGAAGTTGATCGAGCAGGAGACCATCAGCGAGGCCGAGCGGGCCCGTCGGACGCTGCTGGAGGAGCGCACCCGTAT
This portion of the Streptomyces sp. 2114.4 genome encodes:
- a CDS encoding alpha/beta hydrolase, translated to MTSFPGSLGPSSSFLQSSAWRAALALAVVFVMLALTGWTAVRGTKEDAHPLATAKAAWQHATFHGRPLPDPDGSPAALRGFFTKLTGAEKQQLADRFPLVVGNMNGAPVPLRYRANRMAIDDARGIEKQRMGDRRLTPVGRQEAGRLMHRFESMMSPARQILAFDPAGDGRAAEVFGNLPAAQRVSVVVPGVDTNLSTFERTARANTAPVGMARSLYRAEREARPSTRTAVIAWADYTSPAGMGVEAATGKLAADGAVRLRALVGSLPSSDAVSLFCHSYGSVVCGVAARDLPSNVEDIAVAGSPGMRAGNLSGLGTHARVWAMRDADDWIADVPNLEVGGLGHGADPVDPSFGSRVLSADGAVGHAGYFAPGTRSLRNFALVGVGATSTVSCATDDPHCSSGLA
- a CDS encoding DUF4429 domain-containing protein, whose translation is MGDVLAGFHAVWEFDTDSVLIRFERGIRRPKLFQALGERRIPYEALSSVEVAGGRRGTVVLHAVPRPGADPLMEAADGQLKEDADPYRLVLPAERGTLAEYYADELRTALGPDAKEPADRHLVAAPEPPLHFKAYDGKASFDGRAVAFRWFWTGASSAKWKCGDQTFPVGELAGVEWRSPEILNGYLRLLERGAREPGTGEPDQDPATVVFGLGYGPVHESLPFAASVLQAVRAAEPAPETAESEPRRRTGDARRDPADIADRIRHLGELHGAGLLTDDEFSAKKAELLAEL
- a CDS encoding sensor histidine kinase, whose protein sequence is MTRPSSLPAPEPARRRVLRAVRQAPHLLAVELGTPTEPGTPLFASVRSAWLRRLPYLVAFVCAVSLLPTTITLLSHDYGLAGGLSGALATAQTAPLLLAVTRPLQAWWVIFTADVVCALALTGADGVAGRSWPWPPTAIVGYLVLMLALSLRERGRTLIAVWLTTGVAGILSEAVTPVTPVTPGSPAPPDRINSTWVLLFVLTGVVLMMGATLRERGDARRKLIEQETISEAERARRTLLEERTRIARELHDVVAHHMSVITVQADSAPYRIGGIPREAQEEFGSIAATARESLAEMRRLLGVLRSEEAERHGGPEKTPQPGIGMLPKLVEGTVRAGVPVELSLPGDRIPLEPAVDLSAYRIVQEALANVVRHAPGAPTRVSVTTAADGSGLTVLVVNSPPPAPAAPLETNGTGHGLIGMRERVRLVGGSLDTGPLPDGGFRVAAQLPLSPPPAPAAPLGPKDSDSV